In a single window of the Gossypium hirsutum isolate 1008001.06 chromosome D02, Gossypium_hirsutum_v2.1, whole genome shotgun sequence genome:
- the LOC107910156 gene encoding protein ANTI-SILENCING 1: protein MQNSRLHFIGTWRNRYCNRFPSLSNGFTKSHSNVSASTQKTPIIHIDMDRSKWFGELPWEESLRDAHEFGKLVLFQNLDPAYSSAEVEDIVWNAFNETCRAKMVQQTALYFLLPCNVYSHR from the exons ATGCAG AATTCAAGGCTGCATTTCATTGGAACCTGGAGAAATAGATATTGTAATCGTTTTCCTAGTTTGTCAAATGGATTTACGAAGTCTCATTCGAATGTCTCTGCTAGTACTCAAAAGACTCCCATTATCCATATTGACATG GATAGGAGCAAATGGTTTGGAGAACTC CCTTGGGAAGAAAGTTTGCGGGATGCACACGAGTTTGGAAAACTTGTTCTGTTTCAGAACTTGGATCCAGCTTACTCTTCAGCAGAAGTGgag GATATAGTTTGGAATGCCTTCAATGAAACTTGTAGAGCAAAGATGGTGCAGCAGACtgcattgtattttttattaccttGCAATGTGTATAGTCATAGGTAG